A stretch of Henckelia pumila isolate YLH828 chromosome 4, ASM3356847v2, whole genome shotgun sequence DNA encodes these proteins:
- the LOC140865933 gene encoding zinc finger CCCH domain-containing protein 55-like: MDVNRGKSLLLTKMSPGFDNWRLESQCSFTHSKSTQPPYRSAAAAAAAAAPAPAPAPAPAQETVPKTTQIVPETTFGGTNSSFAGGERVEPLLQQNQKGNVGVAEVDRSKSNKIWEVHSFKFVLIEHIRQILKPFWEQGNLSKDAYKIVMKKSIDKIIASIQASKFPRSKNDHQRYISASRSKIFELVQAYVKKYQKEASILKSAYLALLLRHQDPLVTWNQDFWCCKI; the protein is encoded by the exons ATGGATGTGAATCGTGGCAAAAGTTTGCTCTTAACCAAAATGTCTCCTGGTTTCGACAATTGGCGATTAGAATCACAATGTAGTTTTACCCATAGTAAATCAACGCAGCCGCCGTACAG gagtgctgctgctgctgctgctgctgctgctcctGCTCCTGCTCCTGCTCCTGCTCCTGCTCAGGAGACAGTACCAAAGACAACACAAATCGTACCGGAGACAACATTTGGAGGGACAAATTCTTCATTTGCTGGAGGGGAAAGGGTGGAGCCACTGCTACAACAAAATCAGAAAGGAAACGTTGGGGTTGCCGAGGTTGATCGCTCAAAGAGTAATAAAATTTGGGAGGTCCACTCCTTCAAATTTGTACTAATAGAACATATTAGGCAAATTTTGAAACCATTTTGGGAGCAGGGAAATCTGAGTAAAGATGCTTACAAAATTGTCATGAAAAAATCCATCGACAAGATTATTGCGAGTATCCAGGCATCCAAATTTCCCAGGTCCAAAAATGACCACCAGAGATACATTTCAGCCTCAAGATCGAAGATTTTTGAGCTAGTACAG gCTTATGTGAAGAAGTACCAGAAG GAAGCCTCAATTTTGAAAAGTGCGTACCTCGCCTTGCTTCTCAGGCATCAAGACCCCTTAGTGACTTG GAACCAGGACTTCTGGTGCTGCAAGATTTAA